A genome region from Tolypothrix sp. PCC 7712 includes the following:
- a CDS encoding TatA/E family twin arginine-targeting protein translocase — MNIFGIGLPEMAVIFVVALLIFGPKKLPEVGRSLGKAIRGFQEASNEFQNEFKREAEQIEQAVKTTAELEPKQIEAAPVQHDTADSSPKS, encoded by the coding sequence ATGAATATATTTGGTATTGGTCTGCCGGAAATGGCTGTAATTTTTGTAGTAGCACTGTTAATCTTTGGGCCGAAAAAGCTTCCAGAGGTTGGGCGTAGCTTAGGTAAAGCAATTCGGGGCTTTCAAGAAGCCTCAAATGAATTTCAAAATGAGTTTAAGCGGGAAGCTGAACAAATAGAACAAGCTGTGAAAACTACTGCTGAACTTGAACCCAAGCAAATCGAAGCAGCACCCGTACAGCATGACACTGCTGATTCTTCACCAAAAAGCTAA